Proteins co-encoded in one Falco rusticolus isolate bFalRus1 chromosome 14, bFalRus1.pri, whole genome shotgun sequence genomic window:
- the IL2RG gene encoding cytokine receptor common subunit gamma: MRSGLRAKAVCTRPTAHPAMAGPGTFVVPILLLLSRLGPYLAAARSPPGVECVLFNEDYMTCTWGSRETLTANYSLYYWYENRSPVVECKHYLQDQDINVGCYFNQSEIIQFQPFRVLVNASLGGRTLEIRSERMDLQDLVKPEAPVNLTIRNMSSNQLQLSWTSLYPKAQCLEHAVKYKSNKDTSWTEHRVKGDIFSFPSVDYEKYYTFYVRSKINSYCGNTKLWSEWSIPVVWGSNSTSKGMAEDQLHWSWIHTVLIPIASCLILLVLVILLVRMERVWVILMPRIPNPSKNFDELFITHNGNFQEWAGVPKDILESFKPNYSENICYVSELPPKESYEPLWESSKHPPPVTSGAVATPHEHSPYKNSYTGV, encoded by the exons ATGCGCAGTGGGCTGCGCGCTAAGGCTGTTTGCACGCGTCCCACGGCTCACCCCGCCATGGCAGGTCCCGGCACCTTCGTCGtgcccatcctcctcctcctctccaggctgggGCCCTACCTTgctgctgcccgcagccccccag GAGTGGAGTGTGTCCTCTTCAATGAGGACTACATGACCTGCACGTGGGGGAGCAGAGAGACGCTAACGGCCAACTACTCCCTCTACTACTG gtaCGAGAACAGGTCCCCTGTGGTAGAGTGCAAGCACTACCTGCAGGACCAGGACATCAATGTTGGCTGCTACTTCAACCAGAGtgagatcatccagttccagcCTTTCCGTGTCCTTGTCAATGCTAGCCTTGGCGGCAGGACCCTGGAGATCCGAAGTGAGCGCATGGACCTGCAGGACCTGG TGAAACCGGAGGCACCTGTCAACCTGACAATCCGCAACATGAGCAGcaaccagctgcagctgagctggacCTCCCTGTACCCCAAagcccagtgcctggagcacgCTGTCAAGTACAAGAGCAACAAGGACACCAGCTGGACG GAGCACCGCGTGAAAGGAGAcatcttctccttccccagtgTGGACTACGAGAAGTACTACACCTTCTATGTGCGTAGCAAGATCAACAGTTACTGCGGCAACACCAAGCTCTGGAGTGAGTGGAGCATCCCTGTGGTCTGGGGCAGCAACTCCACCAGCAAGG GCATGGCGGAGGACCAGCTACACTGGTCCTGGATCCATACGGTTCTGATCCCCATTGCCTCCTGCCTGATCTTGTTGGTCCTTGTCATCCTACTGGTGCGCATGGAAAG GGTGTGGGTCATCCTCATGCCCCGAATCCCCAATCCTAGTAAGAACTTCGATGAGCTCTTCATCACCCACAATGGCAACTTCCAG GAATGGGCTGGAGTCCCCAAAGATATCTTGGAGAGCTTCAAGCCCAACTACAGCGAGAACATCTGCTACGTGAGTGAGCTGCCCCCCAAGGAGAGCTACGAGCCCctctgggaaagcagcaaacacCCACCACCAGTGACGTCAGGGGCTGTGGCCACCCCCCATGAGCATAGCCCCTACAAGAACAGCTACACGGGAGTGTGA
- the LOC119157472 gene encoding uncharacterized protein LOC119157472, which translates to MFSYFKDGAESPPGHPGACCLGTGETHHGLTRQWAQLLGCAAAARASCCSQPPPLSADDQNFLANTNCTILWLLSYPRRMVEVLDTSEPWLQGCSSPPPSLGSSTGALSHLRWDATQAPYVIIPTPEVLFQVTSLGKKASGFLQARATYCVCRVAFGPLSLPPQPPACCLAVPRKVSGRGSGRVGTEGTRPKVASPSRARPVLGRWGRRC; encoded by the exons atgttcaGCTACTTCAAGGATGGGGCTGAGTCCCCTCCTGGCCATCCGGGTGCGTGCTGCCTGGGCACGGGGGAGACACACCATGGCCTCACCAGGCAGTGGGCTCAGCTTCTGGGCTGTGCGGCCGCTGCCAgggccagctgctgctctcagccacCACCGCTCTCTGCAGATGACCAGAACTTCCTGGCCAACACCAACTGCACCATCCTGTGGCTGCTCTCCTACCCGAGAAGGATGGTGGAGGTCCTTGACACCAGtgagccctggctgcagggctgcagctcccccccacccagccTTGGCAGCAGCACCGGTGCTTTGTCCCATCTCCGGTGGGATGCCACACAGGCTCCCT ATGTCATCATCCCCACACCCGAGGTGCTGTTCCAGGTGACCAGCCTGGGTAAGAAGGCTAGTGGGTTCCTCCAGGCGCGTGCCACCTACTGTGTGTGCAGGGTGGCGTTTGGG cccctcagcctcccgccgcagcccccagcATGCTGCCTCGCGGTGCCGAGGAAGGTGTCAGGGCGAGGCTCAGGCAGagtggggacagaggggaccCGGCCCAAGGTGGCTTCACCCTCCAGAGCACGGCCAGTGCTGGGCCGGTGGGGCAGGCGGTGCTGA